In Bacillus cereus ATCC 14579, a single window of DNA contains:
- the aspS gene encoding aspartate--tRNA(Asn) ligase: protein MDSIMKRSLTKECTKKSGKVVLLQGWVKKIRHLGNVSFLLLRDRTGVIQCVLENELAGYKVDVESVVHVIGETVETSKTELGVEVLAHEVKVINGAEPLPFEINKKKLQVGLDQLLNERVISLRHERTAAIFKVKSTLVQSFSEFLIENDFTRIFTPKIVSQGAEGGANVFKLPYFQKEAYLAQSPQFYKQMMVAGGLERVFEIAPVYRAEHHNSSRHLNEYISLDVELGFIHDFYEVMQLETDVLRYMFQQVAKKCEIELQLLQIEVPVITEIPKITLLEAQEILKSKYRKESPVGDLDTEGEKLLGKYVKETYNSEFVFITHYPKEARPMYTMQNKENPAITDSFDLLYKGLEITSGAQRIHNYELLLASFKEKGLHPEKFQSYLNTFRYGCPPHGGFGIGLERIVYKLLELTNVREASAFPRDCTRLIP from the coding sequence ATGGATTCAATAATGAAGCGTTCACTCACAAAAGAATGTACAAAGAAAAGCGGAAAGGTTGTATTACTTCAAGGATGGGTAAAAAAGATTCGACATCTTGGAAATGTTAGTTTTTTATTATTACGGGACAGAACAGGAGTAATTCAATGTGTATTAGAAAATGAATTGGCCGGATATAAAGTTGATGTAGAAAGTGTTGTCCATGTAATCGGTGAAACAGTCGAGACGTCGAAAACAGAATTGGGTGTTGAAGTACTTGCCCATGAAGTTAAAGTAATAAACGGTGCAGAGCCACTTCCATTTGAAATAAATAAAAAGAAGTTACAAGTTGGCTTAGATCAACTACTTAATGAGCGAGTAATATCATTAAGGCATGAGCGAACCGCAGCGATTTTTAAAGTGAAATCTACACTCGTTCAGAGCTTTAGTGAATTTCTTATAGAGAACGATTTCACACGGATCTTTACGCCGAAAATTGTTTCGCAAGGGGCAGAAGGAGGAGCAAATGTTTTTAAGCTTCCATACTTCCAAAAAGAAGCTTATTTAGCACAATCACCACAGTTTTATAAGCAAATGATGGTGGCAGGTGGGTTAGAACGAGTTTTTGAAATTGCACCTGTATATAGAGCGGAACATCATAATTCTTCCCGTCATTTGAATGAATATATATCGTTAGACGTAGAACTTGGTTTTATTCATGATTTTTATGAAGTGATGCAACTAGAAACGGATGTTTTACGATATATGTTTCAACAAGTAGCGAAAAAATGTGAAATAGAACTACAACTATTACAAATAGAAGTACCTGTTATTACTGAAATACCTAAAATTACATTGTTAGAAGCACAAGAAATTTTGAAAAGTAAGTATCGTAAAGAATCTCCTGTAGGGGATTTAGATACAGAAGGTGAAAAGTTACTAGGGAAATATGTAAAGGAAACATATAATAGTGAATTTGTTTTCATTACACATTATCCGAAAGAAGCGAGACCGATGTATACGATGCAAAATAAAGAGAATCCAGCTATTACTGATTCATTCGACTTATTATATAAAGGGCTAGAAATAACGTCAGGGGCACAGCGAATTCATAATTATGAATTGTTACTCGCTTCGTTTAAAGAAAAAGGATTACATCCAGAGAAATTTCAATCTTATTTAAATACATTCCGATATGGTTGTCCACCACATGGAGGTTTCGGAATTGGGTTAGAAAGGATTGTATATAAACTATTAGAATTAACAAATGTACGAGAGGCTAGTGCTTTTCCGAGAGATTGTACTCGTCTTATACCATAA